The genome window CCTTAAAGTGTTTAATAAAAAGATCCAGTCCTCTTACCACTTAAAATCTTCCAATAGCTCCTCCAGAGCAGATTCAATACGTTCATCCCCATTATCTTTGAGACTCAAGTAGAGAGAGAGCTTGTCTATTTTATTCTCTGTAGAAAAGAGTACTGGATTATAACGCCACAGCTGAAGATCTATTTTGTCTGACGATCCGTCAGGTAGGATCTCCCATACCTCATTTTTCATACGAGCATTGAACAATGTTAATGACATGGCATAAACCGGATGGGGAGGAGGATTTATCATCGTACGTTTGGATAAAGCAGAATGTCCGCTGAGGGCTAATTCCTTTGAAACTTCATAATCAGACGGTATCGATATAATCCTTTTCACCGGAGATACCATAAAGGGTAATGAAGCCTTCCACAGTTCTTCCCCTTTATAGTTAAAAACAATAATCCTTTTTCTTCCCTGCTTCTTTAATGTTCCCAGATTCAATACTTCCAGTTCTTTAAAAACTCTAGAGAATGACATGGTTGAGTAACCCAGTTTTGCAGCCAGAAAAGATGGAGATAGTTCAGTCCTCTCTCTATTATGAAAATGGTAAAGAAGTACAAGTTGTGCAACCGTACTGAGAGACAGATTCCCTGTGACAAGATTGCTTTTATAATACTCCCTTAGACAAACACCGAGGCGGGGAAGGTACAATTGATTGTCTGGTACAATAAAGGAAATTTTATTTTTTATCAGCTCCTTCCTGGCATATGAATTCGTCTCATTACAGAGATAGATAGAATACAGGCCTGTCTTCTTTTCAATTTGAAAAAAATGTTTCTTAAGAATTGATGGAGATTGATTTTTCTTTTCACGGGGGATTATAAGCAAGACAATTTCATCCAACAAATTGGCTTCGAAAATTTTATAGTGGTTCTGAAGGAGGAGAGAGAGATGGTCTTTTTGTGTATAGTCTTTTACAGAAAGAAAAACACCAAGGATTGATTCGACATACTGTATCGTTCTTTCAACCAAGTCATTCATTTCGTGCACCTTCAAACTAACATTAAATTTAGATACTAACATTAAATATGTTAATAAGCAAATATTATGTTAGCATTGACCAAGTCTTTATACATTATGGCTCGGATACCCCTCAGATCCTTCTTCTGAAAAAGCAGTTCAGACACAATCAACCTTTTTTATATCATCTAATGAAATAGTATTGTTCAATAATAGTTTCATTAGAATATCAGTAGATCTACTTTGAGACTGTTCCCCCCTTTCGTATTTTGAGAAAGCCATGGGGCCCCCTCCAAAGAGAATACTGGCATCCTTCTGTGATAGTTTCATCTTGCTTCTGAATTGTTTGATTTCTTCAGTTCTCAATAAATGATCTATTTCTCTTTTTTTGTCAGTTCTTTCTTTCTTAGAGACTTTTAGGTCTTCAGGTCCAAAAAAAGATTCATCACATTCATCACACCAATCCCCTATCTGATCATAAGAATACTCTTGATCCTTGTAATTTGATGTAAACTTCCGCGTTTCTCTAATCAGATCTCCACCACAGATTGGACATTGATCTTTTAACATAATAACTCCCTGCATGGTTTCAT of Oceanispirochaeta crateris contains these proteins:
- a CDS encoding type II toxin-antitoxin system MqsA family antitoxin translates to MLKDQCPICGGDLIRETRKFTSNYKDQEYSYDQIGDWCDECDESFFGPEDLKVSKKERTDKKREIDHLLRTEEIKQFRSKMKLSQKDASILFGGGPMAFSKYERGEQSQSRSTDILMKLLLNNTISLDDIKKVDCV